Sequence from the Saccopteryx bilineata isolate mSacBil1 chromosome 6, mSacBil1_pri_phased_curated, whole genome shotgun sequence genome:
CCCAGGAGTAGCTCACTATACTGATAGTTGcacagcaaataatgaaagtaaaTTTTCGATGGAGTACAGAACGGGATCTTGATGAAAGGTATTATTAAATTCAGCAAAGCACAAAGAAAATTTATCTGAACAGAActgattatttcattaaaaaaaggtaatagATTACAGCTTGCCTCATTTGTTGTCTAGACAAATCACTTAGATAGACAGGTACTGGTTTTAATTAGTGCCATAAAAATTAAGCATTCTGTAGCTCAAAATGTTATtgttcaacaaataaaaaaatacatatttaataaagtacAATACAGCTCAAACAATCACTCCcataatgcctagatagactgtAGGGTTTTTTCCCTTCTCCATTTAAATGAAAAACCCATATGAGTCAAAACTGCTGCTGCTTCCTGTGTCTGATAGAAGGTTTTATGTTCCCTCATTCCCACATGATATCACAAAATGTACAATTCTAATAGCAGTCACATGCAAAACTGAATACACCACAGCAAGAAACATTCCATTTTTAGCTCCCAAAAAAGTTCAGACTTTTCCCTGATTCAATCATTCAGGAAGTTCTCAATGGATATTGGTTCCTGACTCAAGTTTCTATGCATCAGTGACCCAGTGACCTTCAATGAGAAGGTGGCAAATTAATACATACTTTTAAACCTATGGTACCCCAGTGTGAACCTTCTCAAAACTCAGACAGGGTCTAGAGGTCAGATGACAAGGGGTCTATGTCGAGAGCCTTGGAAGAGGGGGAGGTCGAGGAAGAACTTGGCAGGTTTTAGGAAAGAGGGTGGATGTAGTTTGCTCCGGGTGCTAGAACAAAATTCTTCTGGCATCTGGAAGTCTAAGATCTAGGTGCTGTCAGGGTTTCTGGTAAAGCCTTTctgcctggcttgcagatggctgccccCTTGCTGCACCCTTACATGGCCCTTCCCCTGTGACTGTGTgtggagaaagagagctctcgTGTCTTTTCTTATAGGGACACTAATTAGATTCAGCCTCACTTCATTAAACCTTAATTATCTCCTTAAAGgcccctgtctccaaatacagtcacattgggggttgaggtttcaacatatgaattggggatGTGTGTGCACAATTTAGTCCatagcaggggaagagagagggaccaGGGAGACCATTAAGTGACAAAGAATCCGATGACTTAACCTGCTGGTACCACTCTGGTCGGGTGAGCGGAGAGGCGTGGGAGAATGAGTGAGGCTTGAGGGGGACTGAAGGGGTTGCATTCTGGGCTCAGGCATGTCAGTAGCCAAGGCTCTGAGGCTTATGAGGGTTTGAGGGACCTGGGGGGTAAGGACATGAGGTATGCAGGTTTGAAAGGCCGTGCTAGCCTCCACTCCCTTACCTTGGCAATGCCGGGGTTCATGTGCTGAAATCTCTTCCCTCCTCCGCTGTCTGGCTTCAGGCTGGCCTGGTGCCTCCAGTAggagtctcccctccccccccagccctTTCTTGTTACCAGCCCTCCAGCTTCAAACAGCTCCCTCCCCTGACCTGTGATTTGCGGCTGTCTCTCTCATGCTTGTTCTCAGTGTGCACCTGCTCTGCTCTGGGCTGTTTGGGGGTGTTTCCTCTGCTATATTTTGTATCTGctatttcctcctctctccttccactcCAAACCAGCTTTCTCCTCTGGACAGGGTCTGGGCTTTGCCGAATGGACATTCTGGAGTTGGAGTCAGCCTCTGGCTACtagaacactgatttttttttaaccatatgTGACATATTCTGATGTTTTCTATTATAAACAAACCCCTTGCTATAAAAAACATGGTGGTAATACTCAATACATTCATTGGACAACCAATCAACTACTGAGACTGATCTGAGGTCTGAAAAATTGATGTGAAGTCCAGAACCCTCTCAGGGCCAAGTCGGTTCCAGGTggtccgtttccagcttcacccTTCAGTTTCAGGGCCAACCAACCTGCCTGCAAACCACGTGCCGCCCTCTGCATCAGTGGCCCTCTCCCAGGTGGGGCAGGCAAATCAGGTGAGGGCCTCGCACCTGAAGGCTCAGCTCCAGCACATGCTCCCCCCGAGGCCTGAGCATCCAGGGTGGCAAGCTGCAATTATCAGCTACACAAAAAACACATTCTCTGCTCGAGTATGAACCCACGACcaatacatatttgaaaaaatgatggaATGAACGAGTGTGTTTAAGACCAAGAAGCTTAGACTAAGATACAATGGGGACTGACCTCTGCCGGTACCAGGGAGCAACTGAAGACAACTGGGCCAGGGAGTAAATGAAGAAGGGCTGGGTGATGACGAGCAGGGTGTATGGAGGAGGGGAGGCGCTGCCCTGTATTGAAGAGAATTACTGGCCTTAGAGCGAGGTGGGCCTCAGGTCAAACCCAGCTCCACCATGACTGGCTGTGTGACCAGGACATGGGAGGCTAAGCATGTGAGTGGTGACAGCAGGCAGTCCAGGTACAGACTTTGACTTTGCCACTTGCTGGCTGAGTAATCTTGGTAGGTTACCTGCCACCTTGTTTCCGCAGAGAGGTGCTCCGGGGGTGAGGAAAGTGCAAAGCATTCAGCAAGTGCCTGGCTCACCgtgcatttataaaaaatatattattattgctCGACCTTTCTGAATCTCAACTTCTTACTCTGTATCAACAGGTTATGGTTttactttatttacttacttatttttaaaatttattgattgatttttttagaggggggaggtagagaaagagagagagacacacacacagacctgttcttgtatgtgtcctgaggggaattgaactcacaacctttgtgtatggatgctatccagccagggttataggtttattttaaataaaaagaaaataaaatgtgcaaaACAAAGTTTCACCAAACAATTCTGTGATGTATTCTAATATGCTatctcattaaagaaaaagagtacTGTCAGTGAGGCAGCAAATTGATTTCATGATCCATTCATGAGTAGAAACTTAAGTTAAAAGAAAACCCAGCCTATAGAATATATTTcacctgacccatggtggcacagtggataaagcgtcgacctagactgctcaggtcgccggttcaaaaccctgagcttgtctgttcaaggaacatatgggagttgatgcttcctgctccttcccctgcttctctctctctctcctttctaaaaaataaataaatattttttaaaagaatatatattaatagactttatttttcagaacagttttagattcatagcaaaactgaacagaaagtacagagttcTCACATACCCTGCACCCCACCCCTGCAGCTTCCCCCACTACCAACGTCCCCCACTAGAGTGGGACATTTGTTATAGCCCAAGATCCTATGCTGAtgtgtctctgtcactcacagtCCACAGCTTACATTACAGTTCACCCTCAGTGTTGTACATCCCGTCGGTTTGGACAACTGCATAATGACACGTATCCAACATCGTTGTATCATACAGAAAAATGTCACTGCCCTAGAACTTGTCTCTGCTTGGCCCACCCATCCTTCTCTCtagaatattttctaaaacaCGGTCCCCAGGTCACAGACGACGCTGGGTAATTTGCAGTGTAGATGACAGAAGCTGTTGCAATGGCTCCGGCCTGTGAGTGGCTGAAAGACAGCTTTGGCCACAAggctgggagagaggggagggtgtggGGACACTGTGCAGGAAGGACAGGCAGGCCTGAAAGAAAGAGTGGGTGGGGAATGGGGAGGTGGGAGCCCGGCTTCTGGAAGCTAGTGGTGTGGTTGGACTGCGGAGAAATGGGAGGCAGAGGACAGCGAGGGCCTGCCGCTTGTAAACCAGCAGGGGTGTGTCCAGTGGGAAGGAAAGCTGGGAATTAAGAGGAGCTGGACCCTACTCCCAGTGCAGTGTTGACTGTGGGCAAGTCCCTGCTCTCCTGCAGGGCGTTGGATTGATGTCCTCACTGTGCAGCGTTCAGGTGAATGTGGGACAGTGCCGCCAACAGCAGGGCAGCGTTAGAGACAGGTAGAGACGCTTCGAGGGCCAGGCAGGACAGGGGGGCGGGGGGAACACCGCGCAGGAGCAACCTCCCAGGGGCTTTCTTGGGCACGGTTCCCCGCGGAGCAACAGGCAGCCGTCTTCTTTCACCATCTATCTTCCCTTAGAGAAACTTCCAGCCTGAGACGACCCGTCGCTTTAAAGGCCGGGATCCTGGAGGGGCGGGCGGTCGCGCGGTGGCGGCAGCGGTGCCGTCTGCCCAAGGGTTAACCGTCCCCCGCAGCTGCCGCGCGCGCGTGCCTTGCAGAATTTCACCAGAAGAGGGTACAGTTTGAAAAGCTCTTGACGTCAGGCTGGAATTCCTATTGTGTTTAGAAACGGTTTTGGCGAAGCAAACCCAAGTTCGCTCTCGGAACACCTTGGCGGACTGCGCGGGTCCGGCAGCTTAGGGACACGTCCGGCGCGGGGGACGCACGCAGGGACACGCGTGGCTCCGTGACCCGTCAGTCGCTGTCTGCGCGCCCCGGGGCGGAGGACCGAGCCTTGCTTACTCACCAGGAGATCCCACTTCTGCGAGAAGCAGAGCCCAAGGGGCGGATTGCGCCGCCGGGAAGCTGGGGTGAGTGCCCAGGAAGAAGCCGGTGGCCGCGAGCGCCCTCCACCCGTGTTCCCCGGCGCCCTGATGCCCGCCGGGAGCCCAGCGGCCAGGTGCATGGCTCCTCCGCGGCGCGCCCCAGCCGGCTGCTCCCCGCTGTAACTACCCTTCTAGGCAAGTGGGTGCCGGGTGCCGGCCGGGCTTTCCCGAGGACCGCGCACCGGTGGGACGCGCGGACCTCCGGGCGGTGGCGGCAGCGGGGCGCGGAGCCGGGAGAATGGACGGAACCGGGGAGTGCAGTCTCCCGGAGCCTGGCAGCCAGGACTCCCGGGCTGGCGACGACATCGAGATCGTTGTCAACGTGGGGGGCGTTCGGCAGGTGCTGTACGGAGACCTCCTGAGCCAGTACCCCGAGACCCGGCTGGCGGAGCTCATAAACTGCCTCGCGGGGGGCTACGACGCTATCTTCTCCCTGTGCGACGACTACGACCCTGGCAAGCGCGAGTTCTACTTCGACCGCGACCCGGACGCGTTCAAGTGTGTCATTGAGGTGTACTATTTTGGGGAGGTCCACATGAAGAAGGGCATTTGCCCCATCTGCTTCAAGAACGAAATGGACTTCTGGAAGGTGGACCTCAAGTTCCTGGACGACTGCTGCAAGAGTCACTTGAGCGAGAAGCGCGAGGAACTGGAGGAGATTGCGCGCCGCGTGCAGCTCATCCTGGACGACCTCGGCGTGGACACGGCCGAGGGCCGCTGGCGCCGCTGCCAGAAGTGTGTCTGGAAGTTCCTGGAGAAGCCGGAATCCTCGTGCCCGGCGCGGGTGGTGGCCGTGCTGTCCTTCCTGCTCATCCTCATCTCGTCCGTGGTCATGTGCGTGGGCACCATCCCCGAGCTGCAGGTGCTGGACGCCGAGGGCAACCGCGTGGAGCACCCGACGCTGGAGAACGTGGAGACGGCGTGCATCGGCTGGTTCACGCTGGAGTACCTGCTGCGCCTCTTCTCCTCACCCAACAAGCTGCACTTCGTCCTGTCCTTCATGAACATCGTGGACGTGCTGGCCATCCTCCCCTTCTACGTGAGCCTCACGCTCACGCACCTGGGTGCCCGCATGATGGAGCTGACCAACGTGCAGCAGGCCGTGCAGGCCCTGCGGATCATGCGCATCGCCCGCATCTTCAAGCTGGCACGTCACTCCTCTGGCCTGCAGACCCTCACCTATGCCCTCAAGCGCAGCTTCAAGgagctggggctgctgctcaTGTACCTGGCCGTTGGCATCTTCGTCTTCTCAGCCCTGGGCTACACCATGGAGCAGAGCCACCCTGAGACACTGTTCAAGAGTATCCCCCAGTCCTTCTGGTGGGCTATTATCACCATGACCACAGTGGGCTATGGCGACATCTACCCCAAGACCACACTGGGCAAGCTCAACGCAGCCATCAGCTTCCTGTGCGGGGTCATCgccattgctctgcccatccaccCCATCATCAACAACTTCGTTCGGTACTACAACAAGCAGCGCGTCCTGGAGACGGCCGCCAAGCACGAGCTGGAGCTCATGGAGCTCAACTCCAGCAGTGCTGGCGAGGAAGGCAAGGCGGGCGGCTCCCGCAGTGACCTGGACAACCTCCCGCTGGAGCCCGCTGCCTTTGGAAAGGAGGAGAGTTGGAGCAGCCGGCTGAAGATCTCCCAAAGCGACACCTTCATCCCACTCCTGACCGAGGAGAAGCAACACAGGACCCGGCTCCAGAGCTGCAAGTGATGAGGGCCATCTGGGTACAGGCGGCTGGATGGTAGGACCGGCCTGTCACTGACTGCCTGGGAGGGGCTGCCCTCTGTACCCCGACCCCTCCTGAACAGAACTCTGAAGGCCCTCTTGGGCACCTCTGGTGAGGCTGGGTAAGACCCCTTCGTGTTGCTGGCTGTCCAGGAGCCGGGGGACGGGGCGGGGGATGTCCAGGCACCAAGGGTAGTGTGGGGTGGCAGCCATGTGTTACCGATGGCAAGAACCCTCATCCAGTTCTGTATCTCTTTCAATAAAGCCCCCTGCTCTGTGCACACCCCCTCGTTGCAGGTTCTGTCACAGGCTGGGTATCCTCagccctgcccccttccccagaTACGGGTGGCTCAGGCATGCCTCCTTGCCAGGCCTGGAGGTAGGTGTACAGCCAGGGGGGCTATTTTTAGTTGAAAGCTAATTAAAGAAGGGCTCATACCAGGGTTCAGTGCCAAGGAGCCTTGCCACATTCCAGGAGGCTCTGTGCCTGAGACTCCTGTTTCCTTCTGAGGAAAAGCTTGTTCCCTGGGCATTCCCAGGAGGGAACAGAGCCGAGAACACCAAGCAGCATGGTTTACCATTCATTTATCACCTGTGCGAGGCCCTTTTCACAACTTCTTTCCATTCCATCTAACAGCCCTGCTAGATAggtatctccattttacagacaaagaaaccaaggcccaaggtcacacaaaggAAGGATGCAATTCCAGATCTGCTGATCCCAAAGCCCATGCATTCTTTTTGTGACTGGGTAACTTCAGGACAGAGGCATATGCTTGAGCTCATGAGGGGAGGCTGGTTCTACAGACCAGGACAGGTGCTGAGCCCACTGCCTGCCTGGTCTGAGAGccccagggaagcagagacaggcaGGCCCGCTTCTCTAGGCTTCTACCTTCCGGGAACCCCAGagttctgtctgtccttcccctgctgaggctgctggtgctGAGGGAGGAgagtgcaggaggagggggaggggaggaccagATGCGGAACCAGGGGAGGCGGTCCCCGATCTGCACCACCCTGGACAGGTCTTTCCTCTTCTCTGGACCCCGGTTTTCCCATCTGTATAAAGAGGGATGCTTTCTTGGGTTCCCATCAAGGTCTGACCTTCCAGGATTCCAAAGCCTAGGGCTGTGGGGCCTGTTGTGTTGGGGACTCAAGGGGGTGGGAGGCTGTTATGCTGTAGGGAGCCTTGGAGGGGGTGTCTTGAGAGAGTCAGGGCTACCCTTGTGGGGTGCAAGTCCCTGAGCCAGTGTTGTGCGCCTCTCCCTCACATGTTTCCCCAGGGAAATACTGCACCAGGTGAACACGGAAGGCAGAGGTGGGGTTTAAGCCATAGGACTcagtgggaggcaggaggggggtCCGGGAAGAGGAGACTGTTGTGTGGACTCAGTAGGGTCTGCTGAATGGGTAGGTTGACTCTTTTTGTCCCCTTGAGCCTGGCTCCCAGCCTCTGCTGGCCTAAGGGCTCTTGAGTCTGGAGTGGGAAGAAGCTGGGGGCAGGGACAGCTGGAGAGAGGCCGGGAGGTGCCATCCCTGCTGTTTACCTGAGGGTCAGGGGAGAATGTCTTGACAGCCACAAAAGCATCCCAGAGCCCAGGTCATGCAGTATAAGGAGGAGACAGCCCCGAGAGAGTATCTTTCATGCATTAGGATCAGACAGGATCCAAGGCCCAGAGGAGCCCAGAGTGTGACAGATAATCCTTATACAGCGTCATGCTTTGTCATAGTGGAGCATCCAGGGGCCTTTGGGAACCAGGTGGAGGAGCAGCCTGCTCTCCTTGGGAACTCTCTCTAGGGTACATTAGAACCACAGAATCCCGACGTCCAGACTGTAGCTGCACCTGTTGCATTAGAATTTAGGGTGATACCCAAGCATTAgtacttttttaaactttaaagtgCACACAAGCTCTTGCTAAAATGCAGACTTTGAACCAGTAGATGTGCGTGGGCCCGAGACTGCACTTTCCAGCTCCCAGATGAGGCTGATGCCGTGGTCCACGGACCACACTTTGAGGAGCAAGAGGCCAGAGCAGGAGCTGGCCAGCATGGCCCCTCACCTGTGTTTGAACAGTCCATGAGTCcggaatggtttttacatttttaaatgactaaaaaaaaaattccaagaaagAATAACATTTCATGACACATGAAAAGTACCTGAAATTCACATTTCTGTGCTTACAAATAACGTCTTATTGGACCAGAGCCACATCCATTTCTCGGGTTGTCTTGAGCTGCTCTCAAGCTGCAGGGGCAGATTTGAGGGGTCATAACAGAGATGATACAGCCCTCAGGGCCTAGAATGTTGATGATTTGGCCCTCTGCAGTAAAGTCCGCCAATCCTGGGCCACAGGCAGTGAGATCTAAGTCTCAGAAGCGGAAGCACAGAGCGTGGCCAACACCAGGAACAGCCCGAGCAAAGGCAGACGGCGTGGGAGCCTGAGAGAGGGTGAGGCCCGTGTTCCCCTCACAGCGCCTCCCAGGCCAcagctcccttccttctttcccctgACTCCCAGTTTCCTGCCCGGCTTCTCTGCCGTCTGGCTCCTGCTCTGGAAGctggcttctctccctctcacctggCCTCTGTCTTCTCAAACCTCCCCCCTCCTGGGGATCTTGGCCCTACATCCTCTTCTCCACCTGGGACAAAGCTGATGAACTTCTCCCTGTTCATTCCTgttgggagagagaaaggtgtgtgtCTTGGAATCCCAGAACACCCAAGTTGAAAGGAGAATAGCATCCTCTAGTcccctcttcacctcccaccccccaagCTGATGAGAAAATGGGCTCCAGATCACGTACAGCTGAGTGAGGGGGATTAATTAAAGGCCCGAAGGTCCACCCCCTAGAGCGAGAGGTCCACCTTGTTCTCATGAAGTTGGGAGCACACAATAAATACCATGTTGAAGATAGAAGATTGTGACTacgggactgtgtgtgtgtgtgaacaaatCACACAGTGAATTAGTTATCTGCAGTTTTATCGACggggaaacagaggcccagagggCAAAAGCAGCAGGCTGATGGGAGAGGAAGGAGCTATGTCCATGGCCCGCAGCCCCAACTTATCTAGAGCCCGAGGGCGACCCTCTCCCGGCCTCCATCAGGACTCAGTGCCCACAGGCCCACCCAGTGATTGCCCCCGGCTCCCTGTAAGGTGCAGGGTGCGGTCATCTGTCCCCTCTGGAGGACTCCTTGTTGTGTGGGGTttttaaggagagaaagagaaggaaaacattttctCGAGCCAGCAGCTTTGGACCAGATGCTGGGCCATGTGGAGTTCAGGGTCCAGCTTGGCAATTATAGGAGGTGCCTGGAGCCCAGAACCCACCAGCTGGGGTCTGGAGGTGCCACATACAACAACGAGATGAAATATCCAGAGGGGGGGGCATCTGTGACTTAGAATTATTTCACCCATACTCCCCAAGGACACGTGAGAGAGGCATGCAAGACCCTGGCAACTGCCCAGGGCTATGGTAAAGGGGGAGCACCCCTCATTTACAGGGGTCCTGCCCATGGGGGAGTGTGGGCACTGACAGGCCAGTGTGGGGAATGGTTTCATGGCAGGACCCTTGTCTCCCCCCAGCCCTGACTGTGAAGGGGCTGCCTGATCCTCCTGAACCCCAGCCAGGTTCAGGCCTCCCCTGCCCCTTCACGAGGATAATTAAATGTCTCCCTGGTCCCCTGACATCTCCCTGGGTGACAAGGGACAGGTGCTTCCTGAGAAGCCTTCCCCCTTTCCGCCTGTGAGAAGACAGCTCTGTGCACTGTGCTCATGGGACCCCGTGTGGCAGCAGATTTGAAAGATTTCAGCCACAACCTGAGCTGGAACACCCCCCTCCCACCCAAATGCTTTTCTCCACTTGTAGCAGCCTAAGACATAGCTACAAGGATGGCATGTTTCCCAACAGGGACAAACAAAAGCAGAAGCAAGAGTTAGGAGACTCTCTGCTGTCATTTTGTAGTTTTGAGGTTATTGGCATCAGCCAGCCAGACTCGGGGCCAGGACTGCTGGAATGGTGACTTTATTTCCCTCTCCAAACTCCCGGCCAGAAAGGtatgacagccctggccggttggctcagcggtagagcgttggcctagcgtgcggaggacccgggttcgattcccggccagggcacataggagaagcgcccatttgcttctccacccctccgccacgccttcctctctgtctctctcttcccctcccgcagccaaggctccattggagcaaagatggcccgggcgctggggatggctccttggcctctgccccaggcgctagagtggctctggtcgcaacatggcgacacccaggagggtcgcaacatggcgacgcccaggatgggcagagcatcgtcccccggtgggcagagcgtcgcccctggtgggcgtgccgggtggatcccggtcgggcgcatgcgggagtctgtctgactgtctctccctgtttccggcttcagaaaattgcaaaaaaaaaaaaaaaagaaagaaaggtatgaCTGCTTTGGCTTCAGGTGAGATCCTTGCATCCCAGAGTCACTGTAGATTGCCTGTGGTCACACAACTGAGAGAGGTCAGAGTGGTATCAGTGTTCTATCAGCCTCATAGAGCAAGCTGGGAAGTCTATATCTTGTTCTATACTTTGGAAGAGAACATGGAAATTACCCCACCACCTCTAGACCAAATCCTTCCCCAGCTCATGGGGCTGTGCTTCTCCTACAGACCTTTTAGCATCCCCTCTGatgcttcctctctcttgctctgtccTCTAGCATCTTGGTTACCTTTCagtctctcactccctcctgccaCAGGGCTTTTGCACATGCTGCTTGTACCGTTTGATGGAAATGTTCTTCTCTCCCTTGCTTACTTAGTGTTTTTTCTGTCCTTCAGCCAAATCATTGCGTCTTTCCCTGATCCCCCTGTCTGGGCCAAATAACTCTTGTCTGGGCCATGTGCCTCTCTCTTTACACTCATCACATTTgcaattttaccttttttatgattgtaattttttaaatttttattattttattgcttgatattagagaaggagagagggagggagggaaggagagagagaaagaaagaggcattcatttgttgttccacttatttatccattcattggttgctttctgcaAGTCTAGGgatttaaactggtgacctcagtgttctaggtcaacactttttccactgcaccaccacaggtcaagcctttttcattggttgctttctgtatgtgccctgactggagatcgtacctgcaaccttggtgtttcaggccAAGGCAATATacgaattttatttatataactaaCATCCCTCTCTCCCACTAGACTGTCAGCTCTTCGAGGATAGGGACTGGGTTTCTGCTTGCCCTTGAATTCCCAGAATCAGTGCCAACCACATAATCTGTGCTTAATAAGCACATGATGAATGAAGGAATTTGCCCCTCACTAGGAAATGAGACATGTTAGCTTACTTATGGTCGATAATACTTCCCAGCCTACCCAGTTTCTGCCAAATACTAaagaattttttacttcttttctaactaCCCTTCTGCTTTCCGTAATATATACAAACTTCTGTGTTTCTCAACCCATCAGCTCTGGTCAGTGTCTCGACTTCACAGGACATAAGAAGTGAGGTTAGGTGCTTGTCCTTCCCTCCCCACATACTGCCCACTCTCTGGCCCCCATGCCTCTAGTTTCTGCATGCCAAGCTTTAAAACATGTACACCCTGTTCTGTAACTATAATTATGTCTGTGCTTTGACAGTCAAGCTGATTCTAAACAAATTTAAACCCATAACCAGCATTTTTAATATTATGGTTATATAATCATTCTTCTCCGCAGAcggaaagaaggagatgggaccTGATACCATTAGGTGAAGGGGGCAGTGcataattttttagaatttcattgttttgctaTGCTTTCCCACCATCACTGTGATGATCCATTT
This genomic interval carries:
- the KCNF1 gene encoding potassium voltage-gated channel subfamily F member 1, coding for MDGTGECSLPEPGSQDSRAGDDIEIVVNVGGVRQVLYGDLLSQYPETRLAELINCLAGGYDAIFSLCDDYDPGKREFYFDRDPDAFKCVIEVYYFGEVHMKKGICPICFKNEMDFWKVDLKFLDDCCKSHLSEKREELEEIARRVQLILDDLGVDTAEGRWRRCQKCVWKFLEKPESSCPARVVAVLSFLLILISSVVMCVGTIPELQVLDAEGNRVEHPTLENVETACIGWFTLEYLLRLFSSPNKLHFVLSFMNIVDVLAILPFYVSLTLTHLGARMMELTNVQQAVQALRIMRIARIFKLARHSSGLQTLTYALKRSFKELGLLLMYLAVGIFVFSALGYTMEQSHPETLFKSIPQSFWWAIITMTTVGYGDIYPKTTLGKLNAAISFLCGVIAIALPIHPIINNFVRYYNKQRVLETAAKHELELMELNSSSAGEEGKAGGSRSDLDNLPLEPAAFGKEESWSSRLKISQSDTFIPLLTEEKQHRTRLQSCK